One region of Deinococcus planocerae genomic DNA includes:
- a CDS encoding metallophosphoesterase family protein → MRLAFLSDLHGNIHALSAVKRFLSDNPVHAVVVVGDLVGYGASPGPVIDLVRREGWQVGLGGSDMRVALELGESSGRGGVADQVLSWTRRVLSPEQLEFLRRLPPGGRLTTPAGRVRFFHGSPHDPGGRVDLMAPERELETLADALRARVLVVGGSHVPFVRVVGETTFVDPGSVGLTLNHEPGADVALVDASGRKPGVSLHKVPYDFASSAFDIMAWNLPPVIADVIRTGRMG, encoded by the coding sequence TTGCGACTGGCCTTTCTCAGTGACCTGCACGGCAACATCCACGCGCTGAGCGCGGTGAAGCGCTTTTTATCCGACAATCCCGTTCACGCGGTGGTCGTGGTGGGGGACCTGGTGGGGTACGGGGCGAGCCCGGGGCCGGTGATCGACCTCGTGCGGCGGGAGGGCTGGCAGGTGGGGCTGGGGGGCAGCGACATGCGGGTGGCGCTCGAACTCGGCGAGAGCAGCGGGCGCGGCGGGGTGGCCGATCAGGTGCTGTCGTGGACGCGGCGGGTGCTCTCGCCGGAGCAGCTCGAATTTCTGCGCCGCCTGCCGCCGGGGGGCCGCCTCACGACGCCCGCGGGGCGGGTGCGTTTTTTTCACGGCTCGCCCCACGACCCGGGCGGGCGGGTCGACCTGATGGCGCCCGAGCGCGAGCTGGAAACGCTCGCCGACGCCCTGCGGGCCCGGGTGCTGGTGGTGGGGGGCTCGCACGTGCCCTTCGTGCGGGTGGTGGGCGAGACGACCTTCGTGGACCCCGGCTCGGTCGGCCTGACCCTCAACCACGAGCCCGGGGCCGACGTGGCGCTCGTGGACGCCTCGGGCCGCAAGCCCGGGGTCAGCCTGCACAAGGTGCCCTACGACTTCGCCTCGTCCGCCTTCGACATCATGGCCTGGAACCTGCCGCCCGTGATCGCGGACGTGATCCGGACGGGGCGGATGGGGTAG
- the lnt gene encoding apolipoprotein N-acyltransferase has product MPPLPTPLLGLLAGALLAACGLPLPWSFLSYLPLALLLVFVTGDPTPRRLALRMWWAGTAYSAVHLWWLTAFLAKLFGTPVLGALAALLFALEGAFLAVMASLAARLFTSREARVWALAGGWVLLEWLRFLGPLAFPWPTLGYTLLPTPAVQIADLGGVLLGSVLVAATAAALVSFWWGRRPPLVLMSALWVAALAYGVTRVPGPGPVQPTLLLRTEFDSFGRATRQLGPAEQLEVQQRLSAARRPGETLVWSETALTRPGVPARLPEFPGPGISGLGTSQPRQNAVVSVDAARRVLSLNRKARLVPFGEYFPLYGALRPAYRVIEQAVGFELGGLTPARTLTPLTLNGVLYGAYVCYDSVFPWVARQLTAQGARLLVNVSNDGWYDGWGVTQHFMMGRVRAIETRRWLVRSVNQGVAAAVNDLGQPVQVLARGEGTLHARPRLLTGQTPYVRYGDLPALGLAALLLLYARRLDR; this is encoded by the coding sequence GTGCCGCCCCTGCCCACCCCCCTCCTCGGTCTCCTCGCAGGCGCCCTCCTCGCCGCCTGCGGGCTGCCCCTCCCGTGGAGCTTCCTGAGTTACCTGCCGCTGGCCCTGCTCCTCGTCTTCGTCACCGGGGACCCCACTCCGCGCCGCCTCGCGCTGAGAATGTGGTGGGCCGGGACCGCCTACAGCGCCGTGCACCTGTGGTGGCTGACCGCCTTCCTCGCCAAACTCTTCGGCACGCCGGTCCTGGGCGCCTTGGCCGCCCTGCTCTTCGCCCTGGAGGGGGCCTTCCTCGCCGTCATGGCGTCTCTCGCCGCCCGGCTCTTCACCTCCCGGGAGGCGCGGGTCTGGGCCCTCGCGGGCGGGTGGGTCCTGCTGGAGTGGCTGCGCTTCCTCGGGCCGCTCGCCTTTCCCTGGCCCACCCTGGGCTACACCCTGCTCCCCACCCCCGCCGTCCAGATCGCCGACCTCGGGGGGGTCCTCCTCGGCAGCGTGCTCGTCGCCGCCACCGCCGCCGCCCTGGTCTCCTTCTGGTGGGGGAGACGGCCCCCCCTGGTGCTGATGTCCGCCCTGTGGGTCGCGGCGCTGGCGTACGGGGTCACGCGGGTGCCCGGGCCGGGACCCGTTCAGCCCACGCTGCTGCTGAGAACCGAATTCGACTCCTTCGGGCGGGCCACCCGGCAGCTCGGCCCCGCCGAGCAACTGGAGGTCCAGCAGCGTCTCAGCGCGGCCCGGCGGCCCGGCGAGACCCTCGTCTGGAGCGAGACGGCGCTCACCCGCCCCGGCGTGCCCGCAAGGCTCCCGGAGTTCCCCGGCCCCGGCATCAGCGGCCTGGGCACCTCCCAGCCCCGGCAAAACGCGGTGGTCAGCGTCGACGCCGCAAGGCGGGTCCTCAGCCTCAACCGCAAGGCCCGCCTGGTGCCCTTCGGAGAGTATTTTCCGCTCTACGGCGCCCTCAGACCCGCGTACCGCGTGATCGAGCAGGCGGTCGGCTTCGAGCTCGGCGGCCTCACCCCCGCCCGCACCCTCACCCCCCTCACCCTGAACGGCGTCCTCTACGGCGCCTACGTGTGCTACGACAGCGTGTTTCCCTGGGTCGCGCGGCAGCTCACCGCCCAGGGCGCCCGGCTCCTCGTCAACGTCAGCAACGACGGCTGGTACGACGGCTGGGGGGTGACGCAGCACTTCATGATGGGCCGCGTCCGCGCCATCGAAACCCGCCGCTGGCTCGTCCGCAGCGTGAATCAGGGCGTCGCCGCCGCCGTGAACGACCTCGGCCAGCCTGTGCAGGTCCTCGCCCGGGGGGAAGGCACCCTCCACGCCCGCCCCCGCCTCCTGACCGGGCAGACCCCCTACGTCCGGTACGGCGACCTGCCCGCCCTTGGCCTCGCCGCCCTGCTGCTGCTCTACGCCCGGCGGCTGGACCGCTGA
- a CDS encoding sugar ABC transporter permease, translating into MTATPTPTPGTGPGRPASSLPPGGYVHHEPGPLRRALPWLVLAALVIGLVVLGSFLARNMQGRPRSFTIYFVEGGWRSFVLFLLAASGVLALTSLIGQRIGMARTGRRVSYAAVLGDQLTHLFLLLVVLIAVYPIFYVLLAAFDPRNSLFAFPNFSDPNIFYRTGLLPNLSVLSLENFRRLFDGVVVPGWQVVLFVVGGAALAALLLLTLAGRAGRESVALSRGRTWALRALVVALAVLVVFMTPAQFTGPGNESKFLLSVRNTLLVSGITGVLAILLSTSAGYAMARLRFPGRFQTLLFFIFIQMFPVFLALVAVYTLMVLLGLNNTFTGLILAYSGGAIAFNTWIFKGYVESLPESLEEAAMVDGATRWQTFLRVVLPLSGGILVFIFLNQFIGTYAEFILANVLLTGVEKWTVGVMLLSFTSAQFATKWGIFAAAATLGALPIIFLFYGFQRYFVGGAVAGGVKE; encoded by the coding sequence ATGACCGCCACACCGACGCCGACCCCCGGCACCGGGCCGGGCCGCCCCGCCTCTTCCCTGCCGCCGGGGGGGTACGTCCACCACGAGCCGGGGCCGCTGCGGCGGGCGCTGCCGTGGCTCGTCCTCGCCGCCCTGGTGATCGGCCTCGTGGTGCTGGGGTCTTTCCTGGCGCGGAACATGCAGGGGCGGCCCCGCAGCTTCACGATCTATTTCGTGGAGGGGGGCTGGCGCAGCTTCGTGCTGTTCTTGCTCGCGGCGAGCGGGGTGCTGGCCCTGACCAGCCTGATCGGGCAGCGGATCGGCATGGCGCGGACCGGGCGCCGAGTAAGTTACGCGGCGGTGCTGGGTGACCAGCTCACGCATCTCTTCTTGCTGCTGGTCGTTCTCATCGCGGTCTATCCGATCTTTTACGTGTTGCTGGCGGCCTTCGATCCGCGCAACTCGCTTTTCGCCTTCCCCAACTTCAGCGACCCCAACATCTTTTACCGAACGGGGCTCTTGCCCAACCTGAGCGTCTTGAGCCTGGAGAACTTCCGGCGCCTGTTCGACGGCGTGGTGGTGCCGGGGTGGCAGGTCGTGCTGTTCGTGGTCGGGGGGGCGGCGCTGGCGGCGCTGCTCCTGCTCACGCTGGCGGGGCGCGCGGGCCGGGAGTCGGTGGCCCTGAGCCGGGGCCGCACCTGGGCGCTGCGGGCGCTCGTCGTGGCGCTGGCGGTGCTGGTGGTGTTCATGACGCCGGCGCAGTTCACCGGGCCGGGCAACGAGAGCAAGTTCTTGCTGTCGGTGCGCAATACCCTGCTGGTGTCGGGGATCACCGGGGTGCTGGCGATCTTGCTCTCGACCAGCGCCGGGTACGCGATGGCGCGGCTGCGCTTTCCGGGGCGATTTCAGACGCTGCTGTTTTTCATCTTCATCCAGATGTTCCCGGTGTTTCTGGCGCTCGTCGCGGTGTATACCCTGATGGTGCTGCTGGGGCTGAACAACACCTTCACGGGGCTGATCCTGGCGTACTCGGGGGGGGCGATTGCCTTCAACACCTGGATTTTCAAGGGGTACGTGGAGAGCTTGCCCGAGTCGCTGGAGGAGGCGGCGATGGTGGACGGGGCGACGCGCTGGCAGACCTTCTTGCGGGTGGTGCTGCCGCTCTCCGGGGGCATCCTGGTCTTTATCTTCCTGAACCAGTTCATCGGGACGTACGCGGAATTCATCCTGGCGAACGTGCTCCTGACCGGGGTCGAGAAGTGGACGGTGGGCGTGATGCTCTTGAGCTTCACGAGCGCGCAGTTCGCCACCAAGTGGGGCATCTTCGCCGCCGCCGCGACGCTGGGGGCGTTGCCGATCATCTTCTTGTTCTACGGCTTCCAGCGCTACTTCGTGGGCGGGGCGGTGGCAGGCGGGGTCAAGGAGTAA
- a CDS encoding ABC transporter permease subunit, whose protein sequence is MTVTLNSAPARRPRHTPPGGTGGVLLAVLVLAGLLGGAALIGWGLSALTARFAPGAPPYLILVYTLAAIVVGMPLLARALPWITNWFYLFPALVFLAAFTVLPVVLTVNYAFTNYSGENSGNPDSAVRTAATLGEGRRTVTLSGTPEADSVAQYLRCRTPTCAGDTIVLFDETASVPVRAEVAGVQGNVVTLAAPAPAGLDVANVTRLNRYEYVGLANFQTIFAKASTALIPVFVWTVVFAFSTVVMNALAGLILGILLYNKRLKGRNVYRTLLFLPWAIPTVISVQMWVALFNQQFGIVNKTLGLLGFTAVPWLGDPLWAKISVLLVNLWLGFPYMMTATISALSTINEDLYEAASIDGASRWQQITNITLPLLRTSFTPILLSAFAFNFNNFGIIYLLTQGGPPQEGRESTAQSTDILLSWGYNTAFASTGGQNYALASAIALIIFFLTLAISVVNFRAAGVFQEARK, encoded by the coding sequence ATGACCGTGACCCTGAATTCGGCCCCCGCGCGCCGCCCCCGCCACACGCCCCCGGGGGGCACGGGCGGCGTGCTGCTGGCGGTGCTGGTGCTTGCCGGGCTGCTGGGCGGCGCGGCCCTGATCGGCTGGGGGCTGTCGGCGCTGACGGCCCGCTTCGCGCCTGGGGCGCCGCCCTACCTGATCCTGGTGTACACGCTCGCGGCCATCGTGGTGGGGATGCCCCTCCTGGCCCGCGCGCTGCCGTGGATCACGAACTGGTTTTATCTCTTTCCGGCGCTGGTGTTTCTGGCGGCCTTCACGGTGCTGCCGGTCGTGCTGACGGTGAATTACGCCTTTACGAACTACAGCGGGGAGAACAGCGGCAATCCCGACTCGGCGGTGCGGACGGCGGCGACGCTCGGCGAAGGCCGCCGCACGGTGACGCTCTCGGGGACGCCCGAGGCGGACTCGGTGGCGCAGTACCTGCGCTGCCGCACGCCGACGTGTGCGGGGGACACCATCGTCTTGTTCGACGAGACGGCCTCGGTGCCGGTGCGGGCCGAGGTGGCGGGGGTGCAGGGGAACGTGGTGACGCTCGCGGCCCCGGCGCCCGCGGGGTTGGACGTGGCGAACGTGACGCGGCTCAACCGCTACGAGTACGTGGGGCTGGCGAATTTTCAGACGATCTTCGCCAAGGCGAGCACGGCGCTGATTCCGGTGTTCGTCTGGACGGTGGTGTTCGCCTTTTCGACGGTGGTCATGAACGCGCTGGCGGGGTTGATCCTGGGGATTTTGCTGTACAACAAGCGGCTCAAGGGGCGCAACGTCTACCGGACGCTGCTGTTCTTGCCGTGGGCGATTCCCACCGTGATCAGCGTGCAGATGTGGGTGGCGCTGTTTAACCAGCAGTTCGGGATCGTGAACAAGACGCTGGGGCTGCTGGGGTTCACGGCGGTGCCGTGGCTGGGTGATCCGCTGTGGGCGAAGATCAGCGTGCTGCTGGTGAACTTGTGGCTGGGCTTTCCGTACATGATGACGGCGACGATCAGCGCGCTTTCCACGATCAACGAGGACCTCTACGAGGCGGCGAGCATCGACGGGGCGAGCCGCTGGCAGCAGATCACCAACATCACGCTGCCGCTGCTGCGCACATCGTTCACGCCGATCCTGCTCTCGGCGTTCGCGTTCAACTTCAACAACTTCGGGATCATCTACCTGTTGACCCAGGGCGGGCCCCCGCAGGAGGGGCGGGAGAGCACGGCGCAGAGCACCGACATCCTGCTGTCGTGGGGGTACAACACGGCCTTCGCGTCGACGGGGGGGCAGAACTACGCCCTGGCGAGCGCGATCGCGCTGATCATCTTCTTTCTGACCCTGGCGATCTCGGTCGTGAACTTCCGGGCGGCGGGGGTTTTCCAGGAGGCCCGCAAGTGA